The following proteins are co-located in the Deltaproteobacteria bacterium genome:
- a CDS encoding protoglobin domain-containing protein, which produces MESIEKIKAHYDFTSGDAANLKQLKPLMEKYKDEFPEEFYNYIKHFEDASKFLKNEEVIKKHQDSLKEWFMRLFSGEYDAHYMRDIERIGFAHVKIELPAHYVNAAMHFVRLYCLRILDKEFSLDVRERRYLKESVDKILDINLDILTSSYIEEEIKTYFLSERVESYLIQFAKRFAYGLNLTLVIGLVIMGIMVVGLFAYDVAHIFSSDMEKGLLGTLGALLMMWVVIELVDTEVKHLMGGKFAVKVFINVALVAVIRKLLVTTLKAEAEASYLSIILIAAIAVLGTIYYLLSRVERAD; this is translated from the coding sequence ATGGAATCTATTGAAAAGATAAAGGCGCACTACGATTTCACTTCAGGGGATGCGGCAAACCTGAAGCAGCTTAAGCCTCTGATGGAAAAATATAAAGATGAGTTCCCAGAAGAGTTCTACAATTACATAAAACATTTTGAGGATGCGTCAAAATTTCTTAAAAACGAAGAGGTTATAAAAAAACATCAGGACAGCCTCAAGGAATGGTTTATGCGCCTCTTTTCAGGCGAATACGACGCTCATTACATGAGAGATATTGAACGGATAGGGTTTGCGCATGTAAAAATAGAGCTCCCCGCCCATTATGTGAATGCCGCAATGCATTTTGTAAGATTATACTGTTTGAGGATTCTGGATAAAGAATTTTCTTTAGATGTGCGGGAACGCAGATATTTAAAGGAATCAGTGGATAAGATTTTAGATATCAATCTTGATATCCTTACAAGCTCTTATATAGAGGAGGAGATAAAAACATATTTCCTGTCCGAGAGGGTGGAATCCTATCTAATACAATTTGCCAAAAGATTCGCATACGGCCTGAACCTCACCCTTGTCATTGGCCTTGTGATTATGGGCATAATGGTAGTGGGTCTCTTTGCGTATGATGTAGCGCATATATTCTCCAGCGACATGGAGAAAGGGCTCCTCGGCACACTTGGGGCGCTTTTGATGATGTGGGTTGTCATAGAGCTTGTGGACACAGAGGTAAAGCATCTCATGGGCGGCAAGTTTGCCGTAAAGGTCTTTATAAACGTTGCGCTGGTTGCTGTTATAAGAAAGCTGCTTGTAACCACATTAAAGGCCGAGGCAGAGGCAAGC